A window of Planctomycetia bacterium genomic DNA:
TGGAGAAAGCGGCCGAGTCCTTCATGCAGGCGGCCGAGGCCCAGTTCGCCACCACGCAGCAGAAGGTGCGGAACTTCCACGAGATCGAGTACGCGGCGCAGACCTGGGATCGCCCGCGCCGCGTGATCGTCAAGGCCGAGCGGCTGGTTCAGGGGCCCAACGTTCGATTCGTGGTGACCAACCTGACCGACCGCACGCCGAACGATATCTACGACGGTCTGTACACGGCCCGCGGCGACATGGAGAACCGCATCAAGGAGCAGCAGCTCGGGCTCTTCGCCGATCGCACCAGTTGCCACGCCTTCCTGGCCAATCAGTTCCGGCTGCTGTTGTCCTCGGCGGCCTACGTCCTGGTGGAAACGCTGCGCCGCACGGCCCTGGCCGGCACCGAACTGGCCGAGGCCCAGGTGAACACCATTCGCCTGAAACTCTTCAAGGTCGCCGCGCGGGTGGTCGTCTCCGTGCGCCGCGTCGTACTGCGACTGTCGAGCAGCTGCCCCCTGCAGGACCTGTGGCGATCCCTGGTTCCACGACTCCGCCTGATCCCGCCCGCCCCATCATGACCCGAAAAACAACCTGATCACCGCTTGGGGGTAAGGGGGCTCTGCGCGCCCCAACCTCCACCTTCATCCCTCCGCTCACGCACAAAGCCGAAAAACTCCGTCCATCACCATTCGAAGATCACTGATGAAATATGCGGGCTAATGCGATGTGACTTTTCGGCGAACCTGCCGACTTGAGAGATGAGGCTGAATCACAGGGCCATCTTGAGCGGCATACCGTAGATGCTGGCTTCGAAGACCATTTCGCCGTCCAAGTACGACTGCACGTCGCACACGAATCTGCGCTTGCGTGCCTCGGTCATCCGCCCCACCAGGATGATTTGTGCAGGTGGAATGACGCTTCCACGGAACTTGCATTTTTCGACGCCGCCGAATCCGAGGAAGTAGTCCGCCTCGAACGGCGCGAATTCGTGCTGTACGAAGCCGGCTAATTGCGCCGCACACTCCAGCATGAGGACGCCTGGAAAGATTGGATGGCCGGGCATGTGACCGCGACACCACCATTCATCGGGGCGCACGTTTCGAATGCCCGCCGCGTGGTGAAGCGTGGTATCGACGTGGATAATCCCATCGAGTTGGGCAAACTCGAAGCGCTGGGGCAAGTATTTATAGATTTTATCCCGGTCGTGCAGAATCCGGCCTGTATCAAGGGTCGACGGGTCGATGATGGGCGGGGGTGGCATGTCGGGGCGCTCTATTGGGGGGCACTCGATCTTGCCCGTCCGGTGATGATTCCTGGGCGTGAACCGTTGAAAGAGTCCCAGGACTGATCGCCGGGCGCGAGATCAGAATGGACCAACATCGCTCGGCCTTAGATCAATTGACCGGGGCAGAATCCACTACGGGCGACCCCGACGCTTCAATACTTATGACGCGGCGTCGTCCGTGGAACGCACTTCAAGAATCTTCTTGCGCACGTTCTGTGCGGCATTCTTGATATCCTGCATCGCCTTCCGAACGCGGGTTCCGGCCGCCTTGTTGCCGCCTTCGGCCTTGGCTACGTCATCCGCGCATGCTTCCACAAGTTGCTTGAGGGCTTCATATTCCTGCATGGATCGCTCTCCTGATCCTGTTGCGATGGGTTGTAAAGACCAGTTGCTGCTTCGGCACGGCCCATTGCCGGGCAGAAGTTGGGCAGAGTCTAACCGAGGCGTATTCCGAGTCAAACCCCCAAAACGTCGATTTTGGCATTATAAATGGGGTCCACTGGGCAGGATTGGGTGAAAAATGGCGGTTTTGGCGGTTTGCCAAGGGCGGATTCTCGGCCTCCAGGGCCATATTCCTGGTTCTCTCGGCCGACCTCATGTACTGCGTGTTGAGGCGTTTTGAAATATCAGGCTGAGGGAATTGTGCAAGAATGTCGCGCGGCGTCTCACGCGAGCTACCGTCTGCGGAGGCGCCGTTTGTGGCCCTCATCGGCGG
This region includes:
- a CDS encoding beta-hydroxyacyl-ACP dehydratase, whose protein sequence is MPPPPIIDPSTLDTGRILHDRDKIYKYLPQRFEFAQLDGIIHVDTTLHHAAGIRNVRPDEWWCRGHMPGHPIFPGVLMLECAAQLAGFVQHEFAPFEADYFLGFGGVEKCKFRGSVIPPAQIILVGRMTEARKRRFVCDVQSYLDGEMVFEASIYGMPLKMAL
- a CDS encoding histone H1 — translated: MQEYEALKQLVEACADDVAKAEGGNKAAGTRVRKAMQDIKNAAQNVRKKILEVRSTDDAAS